One Fuerstiella marisgermanici DNA window includes the following coding sequences:
- a CDS encoding CAP domain-containing protein has translation MLYSIVSWCPRFYFLLVAGCVLLGDSRFARGQTDEQHDVEIVSTEDVGRFRSVKDPDLTQVAESIVKRTNQFRETEDLDPLTTDETLRQTAQKFADYMAETNRYGHTADGRQPSQRVAAQGYEFCIVAENIAYHFRTKGIATDALAEQAFTGWQNSPGHRRNMLKPHVTETGVALSQSESTGVYYAVQLFGRPKSASTTFTLRNRAAATVQYTIGERSFELPPKYSRKHQVCRPPTVKVMNGDDVVAERTPENDSTLTLISSDDGVKIE, from the coding sequence ATGCTGTATTCGATCGTTTCATGGTGCCCTCGTTTCTATTTCCTGCTGGTTGCAGGCTGTGTGTTGCTCGGCGATTCGCGATTTGCGAGGGGGCAAACGGATGAGCAGCATGATGTGGAGATTGTTTCCACTGAAGATGTGGGACGTTTTCGGTCTGTTAAAGATCCAGATCTGACACAGGTGGCGGAGAGTATCGTTAAACGAACGAATCAGTTTCGGGAAACCGAAGACTTGGATCCGCTTACGACGGATGAAACGCTCCGGCAGACGGCTCAGAAATTTGCAGATTACATGGCAGAGACCAACCGCTACGGCCACACGGCGGATGGTCGGCAGCCCAGCCAGCGAGTTGCCGCTCAGGGGTATGAGTTCTGTATCGTTGCTGAAAATATTGCCTACCATTTCCGCACCAAAGGTATCGCGACCGACGCGCTGGCAGAGCAGGCGTTTACTGGCTGGCAGAACTCACCCGGGCATCGCCGCAATATGCTCAAGCCACACGTCACGGAAACCGGGGTCGCTCTAAGTCAAAGCGAATCGACGGGCGTTTACTACGCTGTCCAGTTGTTTGGTCGCCCAAAGTCAGCCTCGACGACGTTTACTCTGCGAAACCGTGCGGCAGCAACCGTGCAATACACAATCGGAGAACGATCGTTCGAACTGCCGCCGAAATACTCACGAAAGCACCAGGTCTGTCGACCGCCAACGGTGAAAGTGATGAATGGCGACGACGTGGTTGCGGAACGAACTCCTGAAAACGACAGCACGTTGACGCTCATCAGCAGCGACGATGGCGTGAAGATCGAATAG
- a CDS encoding vitamin K epoxide reductase family protein: MIVTGLAGWVVSRYLAAFQLGYINHVWDPFFGFAEGTKQVLNSNMSHMWPISDGGLGAISYTFEFLMGYMGSPARWRTMPWMVAFFGILVIPLGLTHIVLVMSQPMIVHHWCLMCLLAAGIMLPMIPLEVDEVVAMGQHMAEAKRRRDRGGSLWKIFWLGGSAEGCTKDERSPELVTLPQQPWSVFKASIWGMTFPWTLIASAFSGIALMFCPSFFGINIQAPAADVGHVGGALIVTVAVVCMGEVVRLGRYLNVPLGIAVAVLPWLQSGSVQSYSVTCTVIGLAVALLAIPCGVKLERYGLWDRFVR; the protein is encoded by the coding sequence ATGATTGTCACGGGGCTTGCGGGATGGGTTGTGTCTCGGTACCTCGCGGCCTTCCAACTGGGATATATCAACCACGTTTGGGATCCGTTCTTCGGGTTCGCAGAAGGCACGAAGCAGGTTCTGAATTCTAATATGTCTCACATGTGGCCAATCTCTGATGGCGGTCTCGGAGCGATTTCGTATACCTTCGAATTCCTGATGGGCTACATGGGCAGCCCGGCTCGCTGGCGCACAATGCCCTGGATGGTCGCGTTCTTTGGCATTCTGGTAATTCCCTTGGGGCTGACGCACATCGTTTTGGTGATGTCTCAACCGATGATCGTGCATCATTGGTGTTTGATGTGCCTGTTGGCGGCGGGCATCATGTTGCCCATGATTCCGCTGGAAGTCGACGAAGTTGTCGCAATGGGGCAGCACATGGCGGAAGCGAAACGTCGCCGTGATCGAGGCGGATCGCTGTGGAAAATCTTCTGGCTGGGCGGATCTGCAGAAGGATGCACGAAAGACGAACGCAGTCCGGAACTGGTGACTCTGCCGCAGCAACCGTGGTCGGTATTCAAAGCATCGATCTGGGGAATGACGTTTCCCTGGACGTTGATCGCATCGGCGTTCTCAGGCATCGCCCTGATGTTCTGCCCCTCATTCTTCGGCATCAACATTCAGGCCCCTGCGGCCGACGTCGGTCACGTGGGCGGTGCGTTAATCGTCACGGTGGCGGTGGTGTGCATGGGCGAAGTCGTGCGGCTGGGCCGCTACCTGAATGTGCCGTTGGGAATCGCAGTGGCGGTGCTGCCTTGGCTGCAGTCCGGTTCTGTGCAAAGCTACTCCGTGACCTGCACCGTCATCGGCCTCGCGGTTGCTTTGCTAGCAATTCCTTGCGGCGTAAAACTCGAACGTTATGGCTTGTGGGATCGTTTTGTGAGGTAG
- a CDS encoding YeeE/YedE thiosulfate transporter family protein: MRQITTTTVLTLLTPAIAAAQEPTIDPLQYPGAAWSPYLVGALIGVLSMFTFYFSNKPLGASTAYARIAGLLGKVIAPTHTKSLKYFKDNPPKIGWEFMLVVGVILGGFVSAWSGGELTGRLLPEMWQARFGPDSGGLRIAVALAGGILMSFGARLSGGCTSGHGISGTLQLAVGSWVSAICFFIGGIAVAMLMFT; the protein is encoded by the coding sequence ATGCGACAAATCACTACGACCACAGTCCTCACCCTGCTGACTCCCGCGATCGCGGCGGCTCAGGAACCAACCATCGACCCGTTGCAGTACCCCGGCGCCGCGTGGTCGCCGTACCTGGTCGGAGCACTAATCGGCGTGCTGTCGATGTTTACTTTCTACTTCTCCAACAAACCGCTCGGCGCGTCAACGGCGTATGCTCGGATCGCAGGGCTGTTGGGAAAAGTGATCGCTCCGACGCACACGAAGTCGCTGAAATACTTTAAGGACAATCCACCAAAAATTGGCTGGGAGTTCATGCTGGTAGTCGGTGTTATTCTCGGTGGATTCGTATCTGCCTGGTCCGGCGGCGAGTTGACCGGACGCCTGCTTCCGGAAATGTGGCAGGCACGCTTCGGCCCGGACAGCGGTGGCCTACGGATCGCCGTCGCGCTGGCGGGCGGAATTCTGATGTCCTTCGGCGCGAGACTATCAGGCGGCTGCACAAGCGGCCACGGCATCAGCGGAACTCTGCAGCTGGCAGTCGGATCATGGGTGTCCGCCATCTGCTTCTTCATCGGCGGCATCGCCGTCGCCATGCTGATGTTTACCTGA
- a CDS encoding glutamate-cysteine ligase family protein — translation MQTILEPPSLQNYATDYFRSRCKPKSQHRVGMEVEHICVRTSDGQRIAYDTGDGCVLTLLDELQTSLGGEQVFRGDLLFGIEGDWGKVTLEPGNQIEWSSPARATSQELQADLDHWLLHFNTALRNNGVVAVSSGLDGTNIRRVPWIPKRRYDIMADHYRRNANVAHRAMLNTAGVHVSFDYADAQDWQRKFRALTVATPAAIALLANSPGRFRDQSFVALRPVLWLEMDEQRSSLPNDVFSPDYSLERWADWVTDRPALLQEIEGTLHPGDKRSLSDAYEAHEGFDDVWKLQVGTIFTPVRSHSHLEVRTIDTQPDARLAAVPAFWVGLVSHEPTLNRVLDVLAEIQDEVTWRNLFYRACRFGLEDAPINQLAGTLLELAREGLNAAEGRSDALATLALRR, via the coding sequence ATGCAAACGATTCTCGAACCGCCATCGCTGCAAAATTACGCGACCGACTACTTTCGTAGTCGCTGCAAACCGAAGTCTCAGCATCGCGTGGGGATGGAGGTCGAACACATCTGTGTCCGGACGTCAGACGGCCAGCGCATCGCGTACGACACCGGCGACGGTTGTGTTTTGACGCTGCTTGATGAGTTGCAGACTTCGCTTGGTGGCGAGCAGGTCTTTCGAGGCGATCTGTTGTTCGGCATCGAAGGCGACTGGGGTAAGGTCACGTTGGAGCCTGGTAATCAGATCGAATGGTCGTCTCCGGCACGTGCCACAAGTCAGGAACTGCAAGCTGACCTGGACCACTGGCTGCTTCACTTTAACACCGCGTTAAGGAACAACGGAGTCGTCGCCGTTTCCAGTGGCCTTGACGGAACCAATATTCGCCGCGTGCCGTGGATTCCCAAACGCCGCTACGACATTATGGCCGACCATTACCGGCGTAATGCCAACGTGGCTCATCGAGCGATGTTGAACACGGCGGGCGTGCATGTCAGCTTTGACTACGCGGACGCTCAGGACTGGCAGCGTAAGTTTCGAGCGTTAACGGTGGCGACACCAGCGGCGATCGCGCTGCTCGCGAACTCACCGGGAAGGTTTCGCGATCAGTCGTTTGTGGCACTTCGCCCCGTGCTATGGCTGGAAATGGACGAACAGCGCAGCTCGCTGCCGAACGACGTATTCTCGCCGGACTATTCACTTGAAAGATGGGCTGACTGGGTCACAGATCGGCCGGCGTTGCTGCAGGAAATCGAAGGCACTCTGCACCCCGGAGACAAGCGTTCGTTGAGCGACGCCTATGAAGCGCACGAAGGTTTCGACGACGTATGGAAGCTACAGGTGGGGACCATCTTCACTCCTGTGAGAAGTCATTCGCACCTGGAAGTCCGCACGATCGATACTCAGCCCGACGCCCGCCTGGCGGCCGTGCCCGCGTTTTGGGTAGGACTTGTTTCGCACGAGCCCACGCTTAACCGCGTGCTGGATGTGCTTGCTGAAATCCAGGACGAAGTGACATGGCGCAATCTGTTCTACCGGGCCTGCCGGTTTGGACTCGAAGACGCGCCGATCAATCAGCTCGCCGGCACACTGCTGGAACTCGCCCGCGAAGGGCTAAACGCCGCTGAAGGGCGAAGTGATGCGCTGGCAACACTGGCTTTGAGGCGATAG
- a CDS encoding ATP-binding protein — protein MSGRDGNRGYLVQTVIALLEALQSVDWHTVTLEPSHQSEKIDILRQGSAGTKATQVKSSIRQITKPNAERWAKELDDGASADVLELVLVGSCSQSVLAVGEIGRVRVPRAKNLDWKGLLREAAHLLDVFLHMENLASESPKHRELLVQGLVAQLSMYSSESRPLKRSELVSLVKEWLSATERPPQGTTKLSALSPLPRSCRSDFGAGLIGRDNELAWLQQTDGDKLISAQPGMGKTFLLQQYARHTNAFFLTGNDEHSIADAITQQQPDTVLIEDGALYLDSIRFLLSYRRDHDLSFEIIVDSWPGDVDQLATALGIAGSKILKLPELADNTLVEIIKASGIHGPNHLLHMIVHQSSGCPGRAMMLIDACLQKTKTDWNEVWTGEKLASWVRARFSDLIGESATEALACLSLGGSDGVPIVSAASVLGRSEPEVRRIVRDLALGGLIVDFGDGRLIVVPELLRGVLVRDIFFNSAAAVPITHAINEIGLSTGLVDTVIAAHARGARISAHELRRMVVDVDCDAVWRAYVCSTSEHAEWVIQNRPNLILKLSDVLLQSSPESTIPHLIAAAPLDKRPENQAPDHPIRRIRDWAQSGFPGREAVDRRKATLEAFTSYLAQGGDINLAAPLIPIIVSPQFDDTEQNPADRMQFTMRRGGLLPKDLERLEAFLDEIFEILDPARLNKWKPVLRAVKAWLFPHFGMIGVSDEQRAVFNRSGTAVLTRTSELAADRPGVLTSLNILARHGEISLDIDIDETFALLFPGRPRGDTEWKIDEQQRQWEHAKATGKQWADHNPEEVIQRVQWCIAESEQMLDPWPDHCKTVVDSIADNVVNTICWIDAIIAERARPDLITHLLVTALRRKETGSTERLRTLLTDGHFRYEAVQVGLVCDVPDDIRQLAVAECVHVPKLVDHVAMMYELQAATIEALLTHDDADVVSHALHGLWHAREKHPLPESLRAIWLYAATQHLTDEWCLEQALKTDQEFRTAWLEDKCRKTDRSSRYIRVEPFKIATVDLTEEMRCELIAKVSPDAYHATKLTMVFVGDSAEVYARLLEIDELEQFHDIPLARHPDPVWISLVSVATSHGVSPEDITHASRRYFTMDFAEVPNKHHREIGVWTELTTHKHSTVSLVAKLALKLAEADLDSWLKDERRDRLR, from the coding sequence GTGTCAGGCAGAGACGGAAATCGTGGTTATCTCGTTCAAACAGTGATTGCACTATTGGAAGCGTTGCAGTCCGTAGACTGGCATACAGTTACTCTGGAGCCATCGCATCAAAGCGAAAAGATCGACATCCTTCGTCAAGGCAGCGCCGGAACGAAGGCAACTCAGGTGAAATCCTCTATACGTCAGATTACGAAGCCGAACGCTGAACGATGGGCAAAGGAGCTTGACGACGGCGCATCAGCGGATGTCCTTGAACTCGTGCTGGTCGGAAGTTGTTCTCAGTCAGTTTTGGCGGTCGGAGAAATTGGTCGTGTTCGCGTGCCCCGCGCAAAGAATCTGGATTGGAAAGGACTGCTCCGCGAAGCAGCACATCTGCTGGATGTGTTTCTGCACATGGAAAATCTTGCCAGCGAGTCGCCTAAGCATCGCGAACTCCTTGTACAGGGGCTCGTCGCCCAGCTTTCGATGTACTCCAGTGAATCGCGTCCGCTTAAACGTTCAGAGCTCGTTAGTCTGGTCAAAGAATGGCTCAGTGCGACTGAGCGACCACCGCAGGGCACGACGAAGCTCTCGGCGCTGTCACCGTTGCCACGGTCGTGCCGCTCCGATTTTGGCGCCGGTCTGATCGGGCGAGACAATGAGCTTGCGTGGCTACAGCAGACCGACGGAGACAAGCTTATTTCTGCCCAGCCTGGCATGGGCAAAACCTTTCTGCTTCAACAGTACGCGCGGCATACGAATGCATTTTTCCTGACTGGTAACGACGAGCATTCAATTGCCGATGCGATTACTCAACAACAACCGGATACCGTCCTTATCGAGGACGGCGCTCTGTACCTGGATTCGATACGGTTCCTGCTGAGCTATCGCCGGGACCACGATCTGAGTTTCGAAATCATTGTTGACAGCTGGCCCGGAGACGTCGATCAGCTTGCTACTGCGCTGGGGATTGCGGGCTCGAAAATTCTGAAGCTGCCTGAACTGGCAGACAACACACTCGTCGAGATTATCAAGGCATCTGGCATTCATGGTCCCAACCACCTTCTTCACATGATCGTGCATCAATCATCGGGATGCCCAGGACGAGCAATGATGCTCATCGACGCGTGTCTGCAAAAAACGAAAACGGACTGGAATGAGGTATGGACCGGAGAGAAGCTGGCGAGTTGGGTTAGGGCGCGATTTTCCGATTTGATTGGCGAATCAGCGACCGAAGCTCTGGCCTGTTTAAGTCTCGGTGGGTCTGATGGCGTGCCTATTGTTTCAGCGGCAAGTGTGTTGGGGCGGTCGGAGCCTGAAGTGAGACGAATTGTGCGCGATCTTGCACTCGGTGGACTCATCGTCGACTTTGGCGACGGGAGGTTGATTGTTGTCCCCGAACTCTTACGAGGTGTTCTTGTACGAGACATCTTCTTCAATTCCGCTGCAGCCGTGCCGATTACACACGCCATCAATGAAATTGGGCTCTCAACCGGCCTTGTGGATACTGTGATTGCCGCGCATGCCCGTGGTGCTCGGATTTCAGCCCACGAGCTGCGTCGAATGGTTGTAGATGTGGATTGCGACGCAGTCTGGCGAGCATACGTCTGCTCGACCTCTGAACATGCGGAGTGGGTAATTCAGAATCGTCCGAATCTCATCCTGAAGCTTTCTGACGTCCTGTTGCAGTCGAGCCCTGAAAGCACGATTCCGCACCTAATTGCCGCAGCACCATTGGACAAACGCCCCGAGAACCAGGCTCCGGATCACCCCATCCGCCGCATTCGTGATTGGGCGCAGTCCGGCTTTCCGGGGCGGGAAGCTGTTGACCGTCGCAAGGCAACGCTTGAAGCGTTCACGAGCTATCTTGCGCAGGGCGGTGACATCAATCTGGCAGCCCCGCTTATCCCGATCATTGTTTCACCGCAATTCGACGATACGGAACAGAATCCCGCCGACCGAATGCAGTTCACGATGCGTCGTGGCGGCTTGCTGCCAAAAGATCTCGAGCGCTTAGAAGCGTTTTTGGACGAGATCTTTGAAATACTGGATCCTGCGCGTCTGAACAAATGGAAGCCGGTTTTACGGGCCGTCAAAGCGTGGCTATTTCCTCATTTTGGAATGATCGGCGTATCCGACGAACAACGAGCTGTCTTCAACCGTTCCGGGACGGCTGTTTTGACTCGCACGAGTGAACTGGCCGCTGACCGTCCAGGTGTTTTGACGTCTCTGAATATACTCGCGAGACACGGAGAGATTTCTCTCGATATCGACATTGATGAGACATTCGCGCTACTCTTTCCGGGCCGCCCACGCGGCGACACTGAATGGAAAATCGACGAACAACAACGGCAGTGGGAGCATGCGAAAGCAACAGGTAAACAATGGGCTGACCACAACCCCGAGGAAGTTATTCAGAGGGTGCAATGGTGCATCGCCGAGTCAGAGCAGATGCTCGACCCTTGGCCGGATCATTGCAAGACGGTTGTCGATTCGATCGCCGACAACGTCGTCAACACGATTTGCTGGATTGACGCGATCATCGCCGAGCGCGCGAGACCGGATCTGATCACGCACCTACTTGTGACGGCATTGCGGCGGAAAGAGACAGGATCCACTGAGCGACTGAGAACACTTTTAACGGACGGCCACTTTCGATACGAAGCCGTTCAGGTGGGACTCGTTTGTGATGTGCCAGACGATATTCGACAGCTGGCAGTCGCTGAATGCGTCCACGTGCCAAAGCTGGTCGACCACGTAGCCATGATGTACGAACTGCAAGCTGCCACAATTGAAGCTTTGCTAACGCACGACGATGCCGACGTTGTGTCGCACGCTCTTCACGGCCTATGGCATGCCAGAGAGAAACATCCACTGCCAGAGTCTCTTAGAGCAATCTGGCTGTATGCCGCAACACAACATCTGACTGACGAATGGTGTCTAGAGCAGGCACTCAAGACCGATCAGGAGTTCCGTACGGCCTGGCTGGAAGATAAGTGCAGGAAGACCGACCGCTCATCTCGTTACATACGAGTTGAGCCTTTTAAAATCGCTACAGTTGATCTGACGGAAGAAATGCGATGTGAATTGATCGCGAAAGTCAGTCCGGACGCGTACCACGCCACGAAACTGACTATGGTCTTCGTGGGAGACTCTGCAGAAGTCTATGCTCGCCTGCTTGAAATCGACGAATTAGAACAATTCCACGACATTCCTTTAGCAAGGCATCCAGATCCTGTATGGATTTCACTGGTCAGCGTGGCGACGAGCCATGGAGTGTCCCCCGAAGACATCACGCATGCTTCGCGCCGATACTTCACAATGGATTTCGCCGAAGTGCCGAATAAACATCACCGCGAAATAGGCGTCTGGACAGAGTTAACGACCCACAAACACTCAACGGTTTCTCTTGTCGCAAAGCTTGCCCTTAAACTCGCTGAGGCTGATCTCGATTCCTGGCTGAAAGACGAACGGCGAGACCGACTGCGATAA
- a CDS encoding DUF6691 family protein, giving the protein MSTILEQPTPETVPTPVPEPNEPAVPASKLRTLMLGLVFGIVFGFLLQKGGVAKYHVLIGQLLLVDFTVVKVMLSAVIVGMIGIHAMHRLGMVEMHIKPTRYAANIIGGLIFGAGFALSAYCPGTGAAALGQGNYDSLVMIGGMIIGAYLFAESSGWLAMKVNPIGDRGELTLFQWIPAHRSTVVLLTAALLAAVLATIETLNV; this is encoded by the coding sequence ATGTCCACAATTCTTGAGCAACCCACTCCTGAAACTGTACCGACGCCAGTTCCAGAACCGAACGAACCTGCCGTACCCGCGTCAAAGCTTCGCACACTCATGCTGGGACTGGTCTTTGGAATTGTCTTTGGATTCCTGCTGCAGAAAGGCGGAGTCGCGAAGTATCACGTCCTGATCGGCCAGTTGCTGCTGGTCGACTTCACCGTTGTGAAGGTGATGCTGTCAGCGGTGATCGTCGGGATGATCGGCATTCACGCGATGCACCGGCTGGGCATGGTGGAGATGCATATCAAGCCAACTCGCTACGCCGCGAACATCATCGGCGGACTAATCTTCGGAGCCGGGTTCGCACTGTCAGCCTACTGCCCAGGAACCGGTGCCGCTGCATTAGGCCAGGGCAACTACGACAGCCTGGTAATGATCGGCGGGATGATTATCGGAGCCTACCTGTTCGCCGAATCATCCGGCTGGCTGGCTATGAAAGTAAACCCGATCGGTGATCGAGGAGAGCTCACCCTATTCCAATGGATCCCCGCACACCGCTCCACAGTTGTGCTGCTCACCGCCGCTCTACTTGCCGCAGTCCTCGCAACAATCGAAACCCTCAACGTGTAG
- a CDS encoding endonuclease/exonuclease/phosphatase family protein, protein MSSEATPSNAVTHSDRSRLNWRWLLWRVWCGLLVVTAVVPLFPVNWWWVRIGDYPRLQLLCVYLATLPFMLMFRRHRTLKWWSLGLMACCVIQAYWIFPYSPLAPRTVQAAKSDDPARRLRIVAMNVQQENDNAAAVLEIVKREQPDVLVLCEVNERWLNDLSELDQQFAFSKKHPLDNHYGIALFTNMDVDSCRVRAMVSDRMPSIDATIRLRNGQPVRLFAVHPKPPQVGRGTTKRDAELVLVGREVDGAQSSIVLGDLNDVGWSRTTNLFQEVSDLLDPREGRGLYATFDATSWFLRYPLDYLFHSDDFRVAEMKTLEFIGSDHFPLLIELSYEPAAESQQQAPELDAGDKADADEAVQEAW, encoded by the coding sequence ATGTCCTCAGAAGCGACGCCCTCCAACGCCGTGACGCATAGCGACCGCAGTCGCCTGAACTGGCGATGGCTGCTCTGGCGTGTCTGGTGCGGACTGCTGGTTGTGACGGCCGTCGTGCCGCTATTTCCGGTCAACTGGTGGTGGGTTCGCATCGGCGACTATCCGCGCCTGCAGTTGCTGTGCGTTTATCTCGCGACGCTGCCGTTCATGCTGATGTTTCGCCGTCACCGAACGTTGAAGTGGTGGTCGCTAGGGCTGATGGCTTGCTGTGTGATTCAGGCCTACTGGATCTTCCCGTATTCGCCGCTGGCACCGCGTACGGTGCAGGCCGCTAAATCGGACGATCCAGCCAGGCGATTACGGATCGTCGCGATGAACGTTCAGCAGGAGAACGACAATGCGGCTGCGGTCCTCGAAATCGTTAAGCGTGAGCAACCGGACGTGTTGGTGTTGTGCGAAGTCAACGAGCGGTGGCTCAACGATCTTTCAGAGTTAGACCAACAGTTTGCCTTTTCGAAGAAGCATCCACTGGACAATCATTACGGCATTGCGTTGTTCACCAATATGGACGTCGATTCCTGCCGCGTTCGAGCGATGGTGAGCGACAGGATGCCATCGATCGACGCAACCATCCGTTTAAGAAACGGACAACCGGTGCGGTTGTTTGCCGTGCATCCCAAGCCGCCTCAGGTTGGTCGAGGAACCACGAAGCGCGACGCCGAACTGGTGCTGGTGGGGCGTGAGGTGGATGGCGCTCAGTCTTCCATCGTCCTTGGCGATCTAAACGACGTGGGCTGGTCGCGGACGACCAATCTGTTTCAGGAAGTCAGCGACCTGCTTGATCCTCGCGAAGGACGCGGCCTGTATGCGACGTTCGATGCGACGTCCTGGTTTCTTCGCTATCCGCTGGACTATCTGTTCCACTCGGACGATTTCCGAGTCGCCGAAATGAAGACGCTCGAATTCATAGGCTCGGACCATTTTCCACTCTTGATAGAACTCAGCTACGAACCGGCGGCCGAATCCCAGCAGCAGGCTCCTGAGCTGGATGCTGGCGACAAAGCAGATGCTGACGAAGCCGTTCAGGAAGCCTGGTAA
- a CDS encoding MBL fold metallo-hydrolase: MFVLETTQTDGIAQLSYLIGDTSTGKAAVIDPRTDVDIYLQTARKHGLSITHIFETHIHADFMSGSRSLADRAGSAEIYLSGEDADYKFDGVKVHCGDQFDFGSFTLTARHTPGHTSEHLAFELAEAKHPEMPHAVFTGDSLFVSSAGRPDILGNDQAETLAKQLYETLYNYFLKLEEYVVVYPGHGAGSACGADIGDRLVSTIGYERRTNKSLHFPAFEEFRSFVVDDAPPVPVHYPHLKAVNAAGAELLHRLPTVPALPPSEFRAAGREPGVTIVDTRSMLAFGGGHVPGAINIGDRPELSPWIAQMVDPEQRLLLVVGDDTDVDQITRMIIRVGLTKFAGYLGGGMKAWETSGLPLQVLPQVSVHELHDDLQNGSHFQILDVRSPEEWNAGHVPHAQHQFVADMRQRITGLNKDKPIATYCASGYRANIAASLMQSRGFKHVHNVPGSWSAWTAAGFPVEK; encoded by the coding sequence ATGTTCGTACTCGAAACAACTCAGACCGACGGCATTGCTCAACTGTCCTACCTGATTGGCGACACCAGCACCGGAAAGGCGGCCGTCATCGATCCTCGGACGGATGTCGATATCTATCTTCAGACAGCTCGCAAGCACGGCTTATCGATCACCCATATTTTTGAAACGCATATCCACGCCGACTTCATGAGCGGCAGTCGGTCGCTTGCCGATCGCGCTGGCAGCGCAGAGATCTACCTCAGCGGCGAAGATGCCGACTACAAATTCGATGGCGTCAAAGTTCACTGTGGCGATCAGTTTGACTTCGGATCGTTCACCCTGACCGCTCGTCATACACCAGGCCACACGTCTGAACATCTGGCGTTCGAATTAGCAGAAGCGAAACATCCTGAGATGCCTCATGCGGTGTTCACGGGCGATTCACTGTTTGTCAGTTCTGCCGGACGGCCAGACATCCTTGGCAATGACCAGGCCGAAACGCTTGCCAAACAACTGTACGAAACGTTGTACAACTACTTCCTGAAACTGGAAGAGTACGTCGTCGTCTATCCCGGCCACGGTGCGGGTTCGGCGTGCGGGGCTGACATTGGAGACCGGCTGGTCAGCACCATCGGCTACGAACGCCGCACCAACAAGTCTCTGCACTTCCCGGCGTTCGAAGAATTCCGCAGCTTTGTGGTGGATGACGCGCCGCCAGTACCGGTCCATTACCCGCATCTGAAAGCGGTCAACGCTGCAGGTGCCGAACTGTTGCACCGTCTGCCGACCGTCCCCGCACTGCCGCCGTCTGAATTTCGTGCGGCTGGTCGTGAGCCCGGTGTCACGATTGTGGACACTCGCAGCATGCTGGCCTTCGGCGGCGGCCATGTGCCCGGTGCCATCAACATCGGTGATCGCCCTGAATTGTCTCCGTGGATTGCTCAGATGGTCGATCCTGAACAGCGCCTGTTGCTGGTTGTCGGCGACGACACCGACGTCGATCAAATCACCCGCATGATAATTCGAGTCGGCTTGACCAAATTCGCGGGCTATCTAGGCGGCGGCATGAAGGCGTGGGAAACGAGCGGGTTGCCACTACAAGTGCTGCCTCAGGTTTCGGTACACGAACTTCATGACGACCTGCAAAACGGTTCGCACTTTCAGATCCTCGACGTGCGTTCTCCCGAAGAATGGAACGCTGGTCACGTCCCCCACGCTCAACACCAGTTCGTCGCCGACATGCGGCAGCGCATCACCGGACTGAATAAAGACAAGCCCATCGCAACATATTGCGCTAGCGGTTACCGAGCCAACATTGCCGCGAGCCTGATGCAATCACGCGGGTTCAAACACGTGCATAACGTCCCCGGAAGCTGGAGTGCCTGGACAGCCGCCGGTTTCCCCGTTGAAAAGTAA
- a CDS encoding DUF421 domain-containing protein — protein MLEKWVWSGWTEAPMVMLSGVATYAAILIYTRIVGLRSLSKMSAADFAMTVAVGSLFASTISSPKPALVLGLFALAMLYLGQWLVAWLRRRSAQVSKWVDNQPLLLMSGREILDDNLKRANVTRCDLFGKLREANALNYDEVLAVVFEATGDVSVLHSSDPNAKLEPEFFTNVIDADRLPSQ, from the coding sequence ATGTTGGAAAAATGGGTGTGGTCGGGATGGACGGAAGCGCCAATGGTCATGTTAAGCGGGGTCGCAACCTATGCGGCAATCCTGATTTACACTCGCATCGTCGGCCTGCGCAGTCTCTCAAAGATGTCGGCAGCAGACTTTGCCATGACTGTCGCCGTGGGGTCGTTGTTTGCCTCGACCATTTCGAGCCCCAAACCAGCGCTTGTCCTCGGCCTGTTCGCGCTGGCGATGTTGTACCTTGGACAGTGGCTCGTGGCGTGGCTGCGTCGGCGATCTGCTCAAGTCAGCAAGTGGGTCGACAATCAACCTCTGCTGTTGATGAGTGGCCGAGAAATTCTGGACGACAACCTGAAGCGAGCCAACGTTACTCGCTGCGACCTGTTCGGCAAGCTGCGAGAAGCAAACGCCCTGAATTATGACGAGGTGCTGGCCGTCGTGTTTGAAGCGACCGGCGACGTCTCTGTGCTGCATTCCAGTGATCCGAACGCAAAGCTTGAGCCGGAATTCTTCACCAATGTGATCGACGCCGACCGATTGCCGTCTCAATAG